ATTTAGGTGAATATGTTGGTCAAAGGAAACTGATCAATAAAATATCTATTTTTTTAAAAGCCGCGTCTCAACGTAATGAAGCCATGGATCACACTTTGTTAAGTGGTCCTCCAGGATTAGGGAAAACCACTTTGGCTATGATTATTGCCAAAGAACTTGGTGTTCAACTTAAATCAACTTCTGGACCAGCCATTGAAAAAGCAGGCGACTTGGCGGCAATTCTCACCAATTTAGAACCGCGTGATGTTTTATTTATTGATGAAATTCACCGTATGAATCGTTCGATTGAAGAAATTTTATACCAGGCCATGGAAGACTATCAACTAGATATTATTATTGGCCAAGGGCCTTCTGCCAGAACCGTAAAAATTGATTTATCACCTTTTACTCTAGTCGGTGCAACAACACGCTCTGGCTTACTCACCTCACCTCTTAGAGATCGTTTTGGTGTAGTAGAACGCTTAGAGTTCTATGATGATCATGAATTACAAAAAATTGTGACCCGGTCAGCAAAACTACTTAATATAGACATTATACCACAGGCGGCTTTAGAAATAGCCACACGTTCACGTGGAACCCCAAGAATTGCCAATAGACTGTTAAAAAGAGTTCGTGATTTCTCCCAAGTTAGTGGTAACCACAACATTGACCTTAAGAATGCGCAAAACGCCCTGCAACTACTCGAAGTTGATCAAAAAGGCTTTGATGCAATGGATAGAACGATACTTTTAGCCATTATTGAAAGATTTAATGGTGGCCCTGTTGGTCTGGACACTTTATCTTCTGCCATCAGTGAAGAACGTCATACCTTAGAAGAAGTGTATGAACCGTTTTTAATTAGAAAAGGTTTTATTCAAAGAACACCAAGGGGAAGAGTTGTCACTTTAACAGCTTACGAACATCTAGGGAAAAAACCACCCCAAACATCTTATATCCATCAACAAAATACCCTGTTTAAAGCTGAATAATAATATTTTTTTGGCTTATAAAACTCAATGGATGACTTAAAACTTTGTTAAGATTAAATAACTTAGCACTCCAAGTACACAAAGAAAAAAACTAAGCTTCCAATACGAAGGTTTAAGTTTTGTATGACTATACTTCCCAAATTTATATAAAACTTCACCGTCCTGCGCTTTAAAAATCTCAAAGCCGTTTTTCTTATCGACTGAGCCGTCATAATATAAAGAAATATCTTTCAAAAACAGTTTTTGATTACTATCTTCCATTGCATAGCTGTACTCTGACACATCATTTCTAACATATAACCACATTAAGGATACTCCGTAATCTCAGCATCTGCATACTTTATCAACTGACCATAACGTTTTTCTTCTAATGCTTTAATTTTAAAATATTGATTTTCTTGTGCCTTGATTTTTTTAAACATCCGATCAAGGTTACTTGATAAACTTAACATTATATTTTTTTTAACTTTAAGCACATTGTATTTTTTTTGTATCATCGCTACTCTTTGGTAATCTTTTGCATCTGGCTTGGGTAAAGTTAAAAAATCTTCCAAATACTCTTTTATAGCTAAAACATCCAAGTCATATTCTGTTTTTGCTGGCGCATGATCTATATATACATTTTTAACACCCCATTTTTTTTCTTCACTTCGCTCACGTTGCAATTTAAAATAAAGTGAATTTTTTTTTGTTTTTAAAATGGTTTGCGGAATAGTTAGCTTTTGCTCTTTGCCCCATGAAGCTCGACCAGAGTTTTGAGCATAACCAATCAACTGATCATTAACAAACACAGCCAATAAATCACTCTCTTCAATATTGCCCACACTAAAATGTAAATAAGTATTCGTCTGCACAGACAATGGATTTTGATTAAAATAAAATTTTAACTTTGTTTTTGCTTGAGATTTATCATCAAAAACACCCTGAGCTGACTTTAAGGGTAAAAAAACGGCGTGCTGCTTTGGTATTTGCTGCAGTCTATCCTTAAAGTTAATTCTGTATAAAGAATAAGCAATGCTTGCAGAAAAAAAAACACAGAAAATATAAAAAAAACGACTGTATTCTACACTGACAAAAAACTTGCCACTCGTATCTTGTGGTAATTTTGAACAATCTTTAATGGTGTATTTTAGATCAAGCCTTTGAATTGTTTTCCAAAATAAAGGAATCTTTTTATCTAAAATCACCAGGTCATTTTTGATGGATCGGCCAATACTGTATTTTTTTTTATACAATATTTTTCTGTACTGGATATTTTTTGCCCTATCATTAATTTGTAAATCAAATAACATGCTTTTG
The bacterium genome window above contains:
- the ruvB gene encoding Holliday junction branch migration DNA helicase RuvB, producing MSENSFTIDPQARELDPQTTGVIDHDEYSLRPQNLGEYVGQRKLINKISIFLKAASQRNEAMDHTLLSGPPGLGKTTLAMIIAKELGVQLKSTSGPAIEKAGDLAAILTNLEPRDVLFIDEIHRMNRSIEEILYQAMEDYQLDIIIGQGPSARTVKIDLSPFTLVGATTRSGLLTSPLRDRFGVVERLEFYDDHELQKIVTRSAKLLNIDIIPQAALEIATRSRGTPRIANRLLKRVRDFSQVSGNHNIDLKNAQNALQLLEVDQKGFDAMDRTILLAIIERFNGGPVGLDTLSSAISEERHTLEEVYEPFLIRKGFIQRTPRGRVVTLTAYEHLGKKPPQTSYIHQQNTLFKAE